A window of Zingiber officinale cultivar Zhangliang chromosome 5A, Zo_v1.1, whole genome shotgun sequence contains these coding sequences:
- the LOC121980555 gene encoding tubulin beta chain-like: MREILHVQGGQCGNQIGAKFWEVICDEHGIDGTGRYGGDSDLQLERINVYYNESSGGRYVPRAVLMDLEPGTMDSIRSGSFGQIFRPDKFVFGQSGAGNNWAKGHYTEGAELIDSVLDVVRKEAENCDCLQGFQVCHSLGGGTGSGMGTLLISKIREEYPDRMMLTFSVFPSPKVSDTVVEPYNATLSVHQLVENADECMVLDNEALYDICFRTLKLATPTFGDLNHLISATMSGVTCCLRFPGQLNSDLRKLAVNLIPFPRLHFFMVGFAPLTSRGSQQYSALTVPELTQQMWDAKNMMCAADPRHGRYLTASAMFRGKMSTKEVDEQMINVQNKNSSYFVEWIPNNVKSSVCDIPPKGLKMASTFIGNSTSIQEMFRRVSEQFTAMFRRKAFLHWYTGEGMNEMEFTEAESNMNDLVAEYQQYQDATADAEDYEGEEEEEEEVG, from the exons ATGAGAGAGATCTTGCACGTACAGGGCGGGCAATGCGGGAACCAGATCGGCGCTAAGTTCTGGGAAGTGATCTGTGACGAGCACGGCATTGACGGCACCGGCAGGTACGGCGGCGACTCCGACCTCCAGCTTGAGCGGATCAATGTGTATTACAATGAGTCCAGTGGAGGCCGCTACGTTCCACGAGCTGTTCTCATGGATCTGGAACCCGGCACTATGGATTCCATCAGATCTGGCTCATTTGGCCAGATCTTTAGGCCGGATAAGTTCGTCTTCGGGCAGTCCGGTGCTGGGAACAACTGGGCGAAGGGGCACTACACCGAGGGAGCAGAGCTTATTGATTCGGTGCTTGATGTGGTGAGGAAGGAGGCCGAGAACTGTGATTGCTTACAAG GATTTCAGGTCTGCCATTCCTTGGGAGGTGGAACTGGTTCTGGCATGGGCACCCTCCTTATATCCAAAATCAGAGAGGAGTACCCTGATCGTATGATGCTTACTTTCTCTGTTTTTCCATCGCCGAAAGTTTCTGATACAGTTGTGGAGCCATATAATGCTACTCTTTCGGTACATCAGCTTGTGGAGAATGCTGACGAATGTATGGTTCTGGACAATGAAGCACTCTATGACATTTGCTTCCGCACACTGAAGCTTGCAACTCCTACAT TTGGTGATCTGAACCATCTGATCTCTGCTACAATGAGTGGTGTCACATGCTGCCTCCGTTTCCCTGGTCAGCTTAACTCTGATCTTCGAAAGCTCGCTGTGAATTTGATTCCTTTCCCTCGCCTCCACTTCTTCATGGTAGGGTTTGCACCCTTGACATCGAGGGGATCCCAGCAATACAGTGCTCTCACTGTCCCCGAGTTGACTCAACAGATGTGGGATGCCAAGAACATGATGTGTGCTGCTGATCCTCGACATGGACGGTATCTAACTGCCTCAGCCATGTTCCGTGGTAAGATGAGCACAAAGGAGGTTGACGAACAGATGATCAACGTACAGAATAAGAACTCTTCCTACTTTGTCGAGTGGATTCCAAATAATGTAAAATCAAGCGTGTGTGACATTCCACCCAAGGGGCTGAAGATGGCTTCAACATTCATCGGCAACTCAACATCGATCCAGGAGATGTTCCGCAGGGTCAGTGAGCAGTTCACTGCCATGTTCAGGAGGAAGGCTTTCTTACACTGGTATACAGGCGAGGGAATGAATGAGATGGAGTTCACTGAGGCAGAGAGCAACATGAATGATTTGGTGGCTGAGTACCAACAATACCAGGATGCAACAGCTGATGCGGAAGATTatgaaggagaggaagaggaagaagaagaggtcggcTAG
- the LOC121979618 gene encoding uncharacterized protein LOC121979618, whose amino-acid sequence MNTIIAVVSKLKGCIRQIEELNPSGASEEDIMNRAQMLLVQDPNCSKGFKFGHVWSILQGIEKFNSDNVKAASMRVQRQTAQADYSQSYNLEKDVYSPSSPHVSSFNLNIADSDNGGTSTKRLIGVKKEKLKRKNEQQFSKMVS is encoded by the exons ATGAATACTATCATTGCTGTTGTTTCCAAATTGAAGGGTTGCATACGACAAATCGAAGAATTGAATCCAAGTGGAGCATCAGAGGAAGATATT ATGAATCGTGCTCAAATGTTATTAGTACAAGACCCTAATTGCTCAAAGGGCTTCAAATTTGGACATGTGTGGAGCATTCTTCAAGGTATTGAGAAATTCAATAGTGACAACGTCAAAGCTGCATCTATGAGAGTGCAACGACAAACTGCTCAAGCTGATTATTCTCAATCATATAATCTCGAGAAAGATGTTTATTCACCTTCATCTCCACATGTCTCTTCGTTTAATCTTAACATCGCTGATTCAGACAATGGTGGTACTTCAACTAAACGACTTATTGGGGTGAAGAAAGAAAAACTGAAGAGAAAGAATGAACAACAATTCAGTAAAATGGTATCATAG